One part of the Streptomyces sp. NBC_00286 genome encodes these proteins:
- a CDS encoding phosphotransferase encodes MTYFVTPQQAARRTSAAVDAAVGAGRDLGLTVTDASVLHDVFSVVVHLAPSPVVARLPTVLPRSTSLESLARRQRAELDVTRWLADQGTPVIPPSPLMPREPVQRDGFSMTFWQFVEEDRGKEPDYVANSESTADLHAAMRAYPGRLSYLSSAEPQFIEESLALLEERPDLLGPADLDRARREWQVLEPLVRSRTAFETRFPGIDLQPVHGDSPPANIFSGTDGDLYADFELITLGPVEWDLAALGPDLEAAYNRGARRNGMRPLNEDVLSFVNAVGMLRVIASLTLVPQLPVLLDYLKPSVDQWQTMPFAGGMAY; translated from the coding sequence ATGACCTACTTCGTGACCCCACAGCAGGCCGCCCGCCGTACCTCCGCCGCAGTCGACGCGGCGGTCGGAGCAGGCCGCGATCTCGGACTCACCGTGACAGATGCCTCCGTCCTCCACGACGTCTTCTCCGTCGTCGTCCACCTCGCGCCCTCACCCGTCGTGGCCAGGCTTCCCACCGTCCTGCCGCGCTCCACGAGCCTCGAATCCCTTGCGCGCCGCCAGCGGGCGGAACTGGACGTGACGCGGTGGCTCGCAGACCAGGGAACCCCCGTGATCCCTCCCAGCCCTCTCATGCCACGGGAACCCGTTCAGCGCGACGGGTTCTCGATGACCTTCTGGCAGTTCGTCGAGGAGGACCGGGGCAAAGAGCCCGACTACGTGGCGAACTCGGAAAGCACCGCCGACCTGCATGCCGCGATGCGCGCATACCCGGGCAGGCTGTCGTATCTGTCGTCGGCGGAACCGCAGTTCATCGAGGAAAGCCTCGCTCTGCTCGAGGAGCGCCCCGACCTCCTCGGTCCGGCCGATCTGGACCGCGCACGCCGCGAGTGGCAGGTCCTGGAGCCTCTCGTGCGGTCACGCACGGCGTTCGAGACACGGTTCCCGGGGATCGACCTCCAGCCCGTCCACGGCGACTCCCCGCCCGCGAACATCTTCTCCGGGACGGACGGGGACCTCTACGCCGACTTCGAACTGATCACTCTGGGCCCCGTCGAGTGGGACCTGGCCGCCCTCGGGCCCGACCTCGAAGCCGCCTACAACCGCGGCGCGCGGCGCAACGGCATGAGGCCGCTGAACGAGGACGTCCTGAGCTTCGTGAACGCCGTGGGGATGCTGCGGGTCATCGCCTCCCTCACGCTGGTGCCACAATTGCCCGTACTGCTCGACTACTTGAAGCCGTCCGTCGACCAGTGGCAGACGATGCCGTTCGCCGGGGGCATGGCCTACTGA